From Cellulophaga lytica DSM 7489, a single genomic window includes:
- a CDS encoding mevalonate kinase family protein, with the protein MKGPLFYSKILLFGEYGIIKDSKGLSIPYNFFKGALKSSDELSEEAKKSNESLQRFALYLEKISKEDDSFSFDIEALKADVEQGMYFDSSIPQGYGVGSSGALVAAIYHKYAHNKITVLENLTKDKLLVLKGVFGKMESFFHGKSSGLDPLNSYLSLPILINSKDNIESTSIPSQNNQGTGAVFLLDSGIIGETAPMVQIFMERMKEDGFRHMLKDQFIKHTDACVEDFINGNVKSLFGNIKQLSHVVLDHFKPMIPSQFHKLWKHGIDTNKYYLKLCGSGGGGYILGFTEDIDGARKELKDYNLEVVYNF; encoded by the coding sequence ATGAAAGGACCTTTATTTTACTCAAAAATTCTATTATTTGGAGAGTACGGAATTATAAAAGATTCTAAAGGACTTTCTATACCTTATAATTTCTTTAAAGGAGCATTAAAATCTTCTGATGAGTTGTCTGAAGAGGCAAAAAAATCTAACGAAAGTTTACAACGTTTTGCATTGTATTTAGAAAAAATATCTAAAGAAGACGATAGTTTTTCTTTTGATATTGAAGCTTTAAAAGCAGATGTAGAGCAAGGTATGTATTTTGATAGCTCTATACCACAAGGTTACGGCGTTGGTAGTAGCGGCGCATTAGTAGCGGCAATTTACCATAAATACGCGCATAATAAAATTACAGTTTTAGAGAACTTAACTAAAGATAAGCTATTAGTATTAAAAGGTGTTTTTGGGAAAATGGAATCTTTTTTTCACGGTAAATCTTCTGGTTTAGATCCTTTAAATAGTTACTTAAGCTTACCAATTTTAATAAACTCTAAAGACAATATAGAGTCTACAAGCATACCGTCTCAAAACAACCAAGGTACAGGAGCTGTATTTTTGTTAGACAGTGGTATAATTGGCGAAACCGCACCAATGGTACAAATATTTATGGAGCGTATGAAAGAAGATGGTTTTAGGCATATGCTTAAGGACCAGTTTATTAAACATACAGATGCTTGCGTAGAAGATTTTATTAACGGTAATGTAAAATCTTTATTTGGTAACATAAAGCAACTATCTCATGTTGTGTTAGACCATTTTAAACCAATGATTCCTTCTCAGTTTCATAAACTTTGGAAACACGGTATAGATACTAACAAATACTACTTAAAGCTTTGTGGTTCTGGCGGTGGCGGCTATATTTTAGGTTTTACAGAAGATATAGATGGCGCACGTAAAGAACTAAAAGATTACAACCTAGAAGTGGTCTATAACTTCTAA
- a CDS encoding geranylgeranylglycerol-phosphate geranylgeranyltransferase — MLNRKNKLIVLKFLSLFSVVRGYNILVIALAQYLASIYILAPNLPLRKVVFDLNLFIIVLVSAMVIASGYIINNFYDSEKDLINKPKKSMLDRLVSQRTKLTTYFVLNFLAVFFASYVSFKAVLFFSSYIFGIWFYSHKLKKIPFLGNFISSTLAITPFFVVFVYYKNFEPVIFVHAIFLFLLILAREMIKDLENIAGDLAQNYKTVPVLYGAKTSKITITFLIVCSLIPSLLLIYNFDVGHMHYYFKLAVLLLIIFLIFLWKSDTKKQYNTLHNILKFVIISGVFSILLVDINLVLNRIL, encoded by the coding sequence ATGCTTAACAGAAAGAACAAACTTATAGTTTTAAAGTTCTTAAGTCTGTTTTCTGTAGTTAGAGGTTACAATATTTTGGTAATTGCTTTGGCTCAATATTTGGCATCAATTTATATACTAGCGCCAAACTTACCATTGCGTAAAGTAGTTTTTGATCTTAATTTATTTATAATAGTACTTGTCTCAGCAATGGTTATAGCATCGGGCTACATTATTAATAATTTTTATGATTCAGAAAAAGACCTTATAAATAAGCCCAAAAAAAGTATGCTAGACAGGTTGGTTAGTCAGCGTACCAAATTAACAACTTACTTTGTACTTAACTTTTTGGCTGTTTTTTTTGCCAGCTATGTATCATTTAAAGCGGTACTTTTTTTTTCATCTTATATTTTCGGAATTTGGTTTTATTCGCATAAATTGAAAAAAATACCATTTTTAGGTAATTTTATATCTTCTACATTGGCAATAACACCATTTTTTGTGGTTTTTGTGTATTATAAAAATTTTGAACCTGTAATATTTGTACACGCTATATTTTTGTTTTTACTCATTTTAGCAAGAGAAATGATAAAAGATTTGGAAAATATAGCAGGAGATTTAGCGCAAAATTACAAAACTGTGCCTGTACTTTACGGCGCAAAAACATCTAAAATTACAATTACTTTTTTAATAGTTTGTAGCTTAATACCATCTCTATTACTTATTTATAATTTTGATGTTGGCCATATGCACTACTACTTTAAATTGGCGGTTTTACTATTAATTATTTTTTTAATATTTCTGTGGAAATCAGATACCAAAAAGCAATACAATACATTACATAATATCTTAAAATTTGTAATTATAAGCGGTGTTTTTAGTATTTTGTTGGTCGATATAAATCTCGTCCTAAACAGAATTTTATAA
- the argB gene encoding acetylglutamate kinase has product MAQKLSIVKIGGNVIENKEELSKFLTAFSKIEGLKILVHGGGKLATELGKKLGIESTLINGRRITDAQSLELITMVYGGLANKNIVSKLQGVNCNAIGLSGADANVIQAVKRPVKDINYGFAGDIVAVNSNAINTMLQNKWTPVFCALTHNKSGQLLNTNADTIASEIAIAMSSLYDTTLYYCFEKKGVLLDITNENSVVKKINTETYKELLDSKVIADGMLPKLENCFNALHKKVTTVCIGDVSMLDKNETLYTTITL; this is encoded by the coding sequence ATGGCACAAAAATTATCCATTGTAAAAATTGGCGGTAACGTAATAGAAAACAAAGAAGAACTGAGTAAGTTTTTAACTGCTTTTTCTAAAATTGAAGGTCTAAAAATATTAGTTCACGGTGGCGGAAAATTAGCTACAGAACTTGGAAAAAAACTAGGGATAGAATCTACACTTATTAACGGAAGGCGAATTACAGACGCACAAAGTTTAGAATTAATTACAATGGTATATGGTGGTTTGGCTAATAAAAACATTGTGTCTAAATTACAAGGTGTAAACTGCAATGCCATAGGATTAAGTGGCGCAGATGCTAATGTTATACAAGCAGTAAAACGCCCTGTAAAAGATATAAATTATGGTTTTGCAGGTGATATTGTAGCTGTTAACAGCAACGCCATTAATACAATGTTACAAAATAAATGGACGCCTGTTTTTTGTGCACTTACCCATAATAAATCCGGGCAATTACTAAACACCAATGCAGATACCATTGCCTCTGAAATTGCTATTGCTATGAGTAGTTTATATGACACTACCTTGTATTATTGCTTTGAGAAAAAAGGTGTTTTATTAGACATAACAAATGAAAATTCTGTAGTAAAAAAAATAAATACAGAAACCTATAAAGAACTTTTAGATAGTAAGGTAATTGCAGATGGTATGTTACCCAAACTTGAAAACTGCTTTAATGCTTTACACAAAAAAGTAACTACGGTTTGCATAGGAGATGTTTCTATGTTAGATAAAAATGAAACGCTTTACACCACTATAACACTATAA
- the argH gene encoding argininosuccinate lyase, with amino-acid sequence MKLWDKGFSTDKKIDHFTVGNDRELDLLLAKYDVIASKAHAKMLGKIGLITAQEAENLVAELDAIAQTIEEGSFVIEDSFEDMHSKIEFVLTEKLGDTGKKIHTARSRNDQVLVAMHLYLKDELQEIKSEVKVLFNLLLNLADKYKNVLLPGYTHLQIAMPSSFGLWFSAYAESLIDDLYFVDAAYKIADQNPLGSAAGYGSSFPIDRDFTTKEMGFATQKYNVVAAQMGRGKVEKATAFGISNVAATLSKMAMDICLYMSQNFNFISFPDELTTGSSIMPHKKNPDVFELIRGKCNKLQAIPNQLILITNNLPSGYHRDLQLVKEVIIPAIQDIKACLEILTFSLKEVRVNEAILEDPKYDYLFSVDTLNELVLSGIPFRDAYKKMGKEINEGTFSPKKDIKHTHQGSLGNLCLQEIRNKLID; translated from the coding sequence ATGAAACTTTGGGACAAAGGATTTAGTACCGATAAAAAAATAGATCATTTTACTGTTGGTAATGACAGGGAGTTAGATTTGCTACTTGCTAAGTACGATGTTATTGCGTCTAAAGCACACGCAAAAATGCTTGGCAAAATAGGACTTATTACAGCACAAGAAGCAGAGAATTTGGTAGCAGAACTTGATGCCATTGCACAAACCATAGAAGAAGGCTCTTTTGTTATTGAAGATTCTTTTGAGGATATGCACTCTAAAATAGAATTTGTATTAACCGAAAAATTAGGTGACACCGGAAAAAAAATACACACAGCACGTTCTAGAAATGATCAGGTTTTGGTTGCAATGCATTTGTATTTAAAAGATGAATTACAAGAAATTAAGAGCGAAGTAAAAGTTTTATTTAACCTGCTTTTAAATCTTGCTGATAAATATAAAAATGTGCTATTGCCTGGTTATACACATTTGCAAATTGCTATGCCATCTTCATTTGGACTTTGGTTTTCTGCCTATGCAGAAAGCTTAATAGATGATTTGTATTTTGTTGATGCCGCCTACAAAATAGCAGATCAAAATCCGCTTGGTAGTGCTGCTGGGTACGGCAGTTCTTTTCCTATAGACAGAGATTTTACTACTAAAGAAATGGGCTTTGCTACTCAAAAATACAATGTTGTAGCGGCACAAATGGGACGTGGTAAGGTAGAAAAAGCTACTGCCTTTGGTATTAGTAATGTTGCTGCTACCCTATCTAAAATGGCTATGGATATTTGCTTGTATATGAGTCAGAATTTTAATTTTATTTCTTTCCCAGATGAGCTTACAACGGGTTCTAGCATTATGCCGCACAAGAAAAATCCAGATGTTTTTGAGTTAATACGTGGTAAATGCAATAAATTACAAGCTATACCTAACCAGTTAATTTTAATAACAAACAACTTACCTAGTGGTTACCACAGAGATTTACAATTGGTTAAAGAGGTAATTATACCTGCAATACAAGACATTAAAGCTTGTTTAGAAATACTGACTTTTAGCTTAAAAGAAGTACGTGTAAATGAAGCCATTTTAGAAGACCCTAAATACGATTATTTATTTAGTGTAGACACGTTAAACGAGTTGGTTTTAAGCGGAATACCATTTAGAGATGCTTATAAAAAAATGGGCAAAGAAATTAATGAAGGTACTTTTTCTCCTAAAAAAGATATTAAACACACACACCAAGGCAGTTTAGGTAATTTATGCTTGCAAGAAATTAGAAATAAATTAATTGATTAA
- a CDS encoding DUF1697 domain-containing protein, whose protein sequence is MITYIALLRGINVSGKNKIVMADLKQMLLQLGFSNITTYIQSGNIVFSSKEVDAIVLSEKIHKQILNTFKLDVPVLVLASSTLQTIFNNHPYAEEDEKQIYFVLLKSTPSAALVAELNKGTYATEKFVVTNNCVYLLCLNGFGKAKCNNNFFERKLGVQATTRNYKTMAKLVEISKNTEA, encoded by the coding sequence ATGATAACTTATATAGCGCTTTTAAGAGGCATAAACGTTAGTGGTAAAAATAAAATTGTAATGGCAGATTTAAAACAAATGCTATTACAATTAGGATTCTCTAATATTACAACCTACATACAAAGCGGTAATATTGTTTTTAGTAGTAAAGAGGTTGATGCAATTGTTTTATCAGAAAAAATACATAAACAAATTTTAAACACTTTTAAGTTAGATGTACCTGTTTTAGTATTGGCCTCATCAACCTTACAAACTATTTTTAATAACCACCCATACGCAGAGGAAGATGAAAAGCAAATTTATTTTGTATTGCTTAAATCTACGCCAAGTGCCGCACTTGTTGCAGAACTAAATAAAGGCACTTATGCTACAGAAAAATTTGTAGTAACCAATAATTGCGTGTACTTGTTGTGTTTAAATGGCTTTGGTAAGGCAAAATGCAATAACAATTTTTTTGAACGTAAATTAGGTGTACAAGCAACAACTAGAAACTACAAAACAATGGCTAAGCTTGTAGAAATAAGTAAAAATACAGAAGCTTAA
- the mvaD gene encoding diphosphomevalonate decarboxylase — protein sequence MTQEEFVPKSYTNTVLEGTVKWKSPSNIALVKYWGKKENQIPANPSISFTLDACATTTSVTYKKLDSKADNFSFDLFFEGKPKEDFKPKIETFLTRIEAYLPFIKEYHFKIETSNSFPHSSGIASSASGMSALALCLMSVEKELNPSITTAFFNNKASFLARLGSGSACRSIEGPLVQWGNHANTKGSTDLFGIKYPNEVHSVFKNYHDTILLVDKGQKQVSSTVGHNLMHNHPFAKERFAQAHTNLDELQTVFKEGNLKRFVEIVESEALTLHAMMMTSMPYFILMKPNTLQIINKIWEFRAINKSNICFTLDAGANVHVLYPENEKEVVYQFIKDELVAYCENEQYLCDRIGLGAKQL from the coding sequence ATGACCCAAGAGGAGTTTGTACCCAAAAGCTATACAAATACAGTTTTAGAAGGTACGGTAAAATGGAAATCGCCCAGTAATATTGCCTTGGTAAAGTATTGGGGTAAAAAAGAAAACCAAATACCAGCAAACCCATCTATTAGTTTTACGTTAGATGCTTGTGCAACAACAACCTCTGTTACTTATAAAAAGTTAGATAGTAAGGCTGATAATTTTTCATTCGATTTATTTTTTGAAGGAAAACCTAAAGAAGATTTTAAACCAAAAATTGAAACTTTTTTAACTAGAATTGAAGCTTATCTTCCGTTTATAAAGGAGTATCATTTTAAAATAGAAACATCAAACTCTTTTCCGCACAGTAGTGGTATTGCTTCATCTGCAAGTGGTATGTCTGCTTTGGCATTGTGTTTAATGAGTGTAGAGAAAGAATTAAATCCATCTATAACAACAGCATTTTTTAATAACAAAGCATCATTTTTAGCACGTTTAGGCTCTGGTAGTGCTTGCCGTAGTATAGAAGGTCCGTTGGTACAGTGGGGAAACCACGCAAATACAAAGGGCAGTACAGATTTGTTTGGTATTAAGTACCCAAACGAGGTACATTCGGTTTTTAAAAATTACCATGATACTATTTTGTTAGTAGACAAAGGACAAAAGCAAGTAAGCAGTACAGTTGGTCATAATTTAATGCACAACCACCCATTTGCTAAAGAGCGTTTTGCACAAGCACATACAAATTTAGACGAGTTGCAAACAGTTTTTAAAGAAGGCAATTTAAAACGATTTGTAGAAATTGTAGAGAGTGAGGCATTAACGCTGCACGCTATGATGATGACAAGTATGCCGTATTTTATTTTAATGAAACCCAATACTTTGCAGATTATCAATAAGATATGGGAATTTAGGGCAATAAATAAGTCAAATATTTGTTTTACCTTAGATGCAGGTGCAAACGTACACGTATTGTACCCAGAAAACGAAAAAGAAGTAGTGTACCAGTTTATTAAAGATGAGCTTGTTGCATATTGTGAAAACGAGCAGTATCTTTGTGATAGAATTGGTTTAGGCGCTAAACAACTGTAA
- a CDS encoding PQQ-binding-like beta-propeller repeat protein, with protein sequence MKYLKKEDNIPSDYVFLSNNFYYKKNDSILKYNLKVEYLYIDVNESFAFEFFKYKFLIRTRDSLRIYEGNNLEYEITFDKSNIRQTKLFNNHNILIRENDNDNWSLYYYLSGKLIWKKEWIEDSQLFVINESYFLSKNENYLSFCNLWSGEVLWKLDVSKLGEYLHLKGTEHEELRVGTVHELYTYNAILVALLRNDTIIGIDSATGDVLWQKPLFLFISRPVQLNDKLYHIITGVDVKNMLQVYDLATGKLEREVEITHQVLKENTFFTKRFINDTYIALTATKTGEILVINHKTEIVEDYAKLPNLKEKIPIDNIPQVHQNKVYQLDGEGTLYILEKEE encoded by the coding sequence ATGAAATATTTAAAAAAAGAGGATAATATTCCTAGCGATTATGTTTTTTTGAGTAATAATTTTTATTACAAAAAAAATGATTCAATTCTTAAATACAATCTAAAAGTAGAATATTTATACATTGATGTTAATGAATCGTTTGCATTTGAATTTTTTAAATACAAATTTTTAATTAGAACAAGAGATAGTTTAAGGATTTATGAAGGTAATAATTTGGAATACGAAATAACCTTTGATAAAAGCAACATTAGACAAACTAAACTATTTAATAACCATAATATTTTAATTAGAGAAAATGATAATGACAATTGGTCATTATATTATTACCTATCAGGTAAGTTAATTTGGAAAAAAGAATGGATTGAAGATTCTCAATTATTTGTAATAAATGAAAGTTATTTTTTATCAAAAAATGAAAATTATTTAAGTTTTTGCAATTTATGGTCAGGAGAAGTGCTATGGAAATTAGATGTTTCTAAATTAGGAGAGTATCTACATTTAAAAGGTACAGAACATGAAGAATTACGTGTTGGTACTGTACATGAATTATACACTTACAATGCTATATTAGTAGCGCTATTGCGTAATGATACTATTATTGGTATTGATAGCGCTACAGGAGATGTGTTATGGCAAAAACCACTTTTTTTATTTATATCTAGACCAGTACAGTTAAATGATAAACTATATCATATTATTACTGGTGTTGATGTTAAAAATATGCTACAAGTATATGATTTGGCAACTGGCAAACTAGAACGTGAGGTAGAAATTACACACCAAGTTCTTAAGGAAAATACATTTTTTACCAAACGCTTTATTAATGATACGTATATAGCACTCACTGCTACCAAAACAGGTGAAATTTTAGTAATAAACCATAAAACCGAAATAGTTGAAGATTACGCTAAATTGCCAAACCTAAAAGAAAAAATACCTATAGACAATATACCGCAAGTTCATCAAAATAAAGTTTATCAGTTAGATGGAGAAGGAACTCTCTATATTCTTGAAAAAGAAGAATAA
- a CDS encoding pseudouridine synthase, with protein MGRSDYNKDRKSSGKDNGGTRKRNFTGSGKPKSTQKPSDPNSIRLNKYVANSGVCSRREADVFIAAGSVTVNGKVVSEMGYKVKLDDVVKFDGRHLNPEKREYVLLNKPKDFSTTVRNEHGKRNVAGLISSASKATLLPVDKMAKASTGLLLFTNDKELTRRLLNPKNGLRKIYHVELSKALSPADLKKIQDGLAIDEKVVNVHDISYVDNAPKNQVGIELFSSRSNIVTKIFEHLGYEVAKLDRVVYGGLTKKDLPRGHWRYLTKQEVVNLGMVN; from the coding sequence ATGGGTAGATCTGACTATAATAAGGACAGAAAATCTTCAGGAAAGGATAATGGAGGAACAAGAAAGAGGAATTTTACTGGTTCAGGTAAACCAAAAAGTACTCAAAAACCTTCAGATCCTAATTCTATAAGGTTAAATAAATATGTAGCTAATTCTGGAGTATGTTCTAGAAGAGAAGCAGATGTTTTTATTGCTGCTGGTAGTGTTACCGTAAATGGTAAAGTAGTATCAGAAATGGGGTATAAAGTTAAGCTTGATGATGTAGTTAAGTTTGATGGTAGACACCTTAATCCAGAAAAAAGAGAATACGTTTTACTAAATAAGCCAAAAGATTTTAGTACAACCGTTAGAAATGAACACGGTAAAAGAAATGTTGCTGGTTTAATTTCTAGCGCTTCTAAAGCTACTTTATTACCGGTAGATAAAATGGCTAAAGCATCTACAGGTTTATTGTTGTTTACTAATGACAAAGAACTTACAAGACGATTGCTAAACCCTAAAAATGGTTTGCGTAAAATATATCACGTAGAATTATCTAAAGCATTAAGTCCGGCAGATTTAAAAAAGATTCAAGACGGTTTGGCTATAGATGAAAAAGTAGTAAACGTACACGATATTAGTTATGTAGATAATGCACCTAAAAACCAAGTTGGTATAGAACTTTTTAGTAGTAGAAGTAATATTGTCACTAAAATTTTTGAACACTTAGGGTATGAAGTTGCTAAATTAGATAGAGTTGTTTACGGTGGTTTAACTAAAAAAGATTTACCACGCGGACACTGGCGTTACTTAACAAAACAAGAAGTTGTTAACCTAGGAATGGTTAATTAA
- a CDS encoding acetylornithine carbamoyltransferase, with protein sequence MKNYVSITNIDSLPNWVDEALEIKKNPKKYKNLGEDKTIVLLFFNNSLRTRLSTQKAAQNLGMEVIVMNFGSEGWTLEFTDGTVMDQGKSEHVKEAAQVVSQYCDVIGIRAFANLQDKEEDEAELVINGFIKHATVPILNMESSVGHPLQALADAITLAENNTKPKPKVVLSWAPHPKALPHAVANSFIEMMHLQDADFVITHPKGYELNTNITKGATIEYDQEKALENADFVYVKNWSSYQNYGQVLNQDKNWTITLKKLGAAKFMHCLPVRRNVIVEDAVLDSNQSLVIEQANNRTFAAQIALKKILENQ encoded by the coding sequence ATGAAAAATTACGTATCCATAACAAACATAGATTCACTACCCAATTGGGTTGATGAAGCCCTAGAAATAAAGAAAAATCCGAAGAAATATAAAAACTTAGGAGAAGATAAAACCATTGTATTATTATTTTTTAATAACAGCTTAAGAACACGGCTAAGCACACAAAAAGCAGCCCAAAACTTAGGTATGGAAGTTATTGTTATGAATTTTGGTTCTGAAGGTTGGACACTAGAATTTACAGATGGCACTGTTATGGACCAAGGCAAATCTGAACACGTAAAAGAAGCTGCACAAGTGGTTTCTCAGTACTGTGATGTTATTGGTATTAGAGCCTTTGCCAATTTACAAGATAAAGAAGAAGACGAGGCAGAGTTGGTTATTAACGGATTTATAAAACACGCTACGGTTCCTATTTTAAATATGGAAAGTTCTGTAGGACACCCGTTACAAGCATTGGCAGATGCTATTACTTTGGCAGAAAACAACACAAAACCTAAACCTAAAGTTGTACTTTCTTGGGCTCCACATCCTAAGGCTTTACCACATGCGGTGGCAAATTCTTTTATAGAAATGATGCATTTGCAAGATGCTGACTTTGTAATTACACACCCAAAAGGATACGAGTTAAATACTAATATTACAAAAGGTGCTACTATAGAATATGACCAAGAAAAGGCGTTAGAAAATGCCGATTTTGTGTACGTTAAAAACTGGAGTAGTTACCAAAATTACGGTCAGGTTTTAAATCAAGATAAAAACTGGACAATTACTTTAAAAAAATTAGGAGCTGCTAAATTTATGCACTGCTTACCTGTACGTAGAAATGTAATTGTAGAAGATGCTGTTTTAGACAGCAACCAATCTTTAGTAATAGAACAAGCCAACAACAGAACTTTTGCTGCACAAATAGCATTAAAAAAAATATTAGAAAACCAATAA
- a CDS encoding M20 family metallo-hydrolase yields the protein MEQKLLTEKAINLLKELISIQSFSSEEDKTADAIENWFTSFNIPFTRDNNNVYAKNKHWDPSKPTLLLNSHHDTVKPNSAYTKDPFNPHIEDGKLYGLGSNDAGGCLVSLLATFVHYYNAENLNHNILMVASMEEESAGPNSLRGLLPKLPKIDVAIVGEPTLMQLAIAEKGLIVFDAEVKGTPSHAAHPNNDNSIYNTIKVLEWFKNYTFNKVSDVLGEVKLTVTQVNAGKQHNVVPAKVDLVIDVRVNDKYTNKEVAEMLQKEAPCKITPRGLKLNSSAIDISHPLVQSGIALGRETYGSPTLSDQAALTCQSLKLGPGDSTRSHSADEFIYVNEIEEGIGLYIKILNGFLQ from the coding sequence ATGGAACAAAAACTGCTTACTGAAAAGGCCATAAATTTATTAAAGGAGTTAATATCTATACAGTCTTTTTCTTCTGAGGAGGATAAAACTGCAGACGCAATAGAAAACTGGTTTACAAGTTTTAACATTCCGTTTACTAGAGATAATAACAATGTTTATGCAAAAAATAAACATTGGGATCCTAGCAAACCAACGTTGCTTTTAAACTCGCATCATGACACTGTAAAACCAAATTCAGCTTATACAAAAGACCCTTTTAATCCGCATATAGAAGATGGTAAATTGTATGGCTTAGGCAGTAATGACGCTGGTGGTTGTTTGGTGTCTTTACTAGCTACATTTGTTCACTACTACAATGCAGAGAACTTAAACCATAACATACTTATGGTGGCTTCTATGGAAGAAGAATCTGCCGGACCAAATAGCTTAAGAGGCTTGTTACCTAAGTTACCAAAAATAGATGTTGCTATTGTTGGCGAACCTACTTTAATGCAGTTGGCTATTGCAGAAAAAGGACTTATTGTTTTTGATGCCGAAGTTAAAGGAACACCATCTCATGCAGCGCACCCAAATAATGACAATTCTATTTACAATACCATAAAAGTACTAGAGTGGTTTAAAAATTACACCTTTAATAAGGTTTCTGATGTTTTAGGCGAAGTAAAACTTACAGTAACACAAGTTAATGCAGGCAAGCAACACAATGTTGTACCAGCTAAGGTAGACTTGGTTATAGATGTTAGGGTTAATGATAAATACACAAATAAAGAAGTTGCAGAAATGCTGCAAAAAGAAGCTCCTTGCAAAATTACTCCTCGTGGTTTAAAGTTAAATTCATCAGCTATAGATATTAGCCATCCTTTAGTACAATCTGGCATTGCTTTAGGGAGAGAAACTTATGGTTCTCCTACATTATCAGACCAAGCAGCGCTTACGTGTCAGTCTTTAAAACTAGGACCAGGAGATAGCACAAGATCACATTCTGCAGATGAATTTATTTATGTAAACGAAATTGAAGAAGGTATAGGTTTATACATTAAAATATTAAATGGGTTTCTACAATAA
- a CDS encoding carbon-nitrogen hydrolase family protein: MNNILKVGLAQISPVWLDKEATLKKIEHTIVAAAEQKTELLVFGEALLPGYPFWLAHTNGASWDLKVNKEIHAHYVRNSIQVEAGELNSICTLAKTHKMAIYLGIMERAKDRGGHSIYCSLVYINEKGEIKSVHRKLQPTYDERLTWAPGDGNGLQVHPLKDFTVGGLNCWENWMPLPRAALYGLGENLHIAVWPGSDYNTKDITRFIARESRSYVISVSSLMRKEDFPKNTPHLSKILENAPDVLANGGSCIAGPDGEWVVAPILHKEGVICQKIDFNRVYEERQNFDPVGHYSRPDVTNLQVNRERQSTVTFKD; this comes from the coding sequence ATGAACAACATTTTAAAAGTTGGTTTAGCTCAAATTTCTCCGGTTTGGCTAGACAAAGAGGCTACATTAAAAAAAATTGAACATACAATTGTTGCAGCCGCAGAACAAAAAACAGAGCTTTTAGTTTTTGGAGAAGCATTGTTACCTGGTTATCCTTTTTGGTTGGCACACACCAATGGTGCTTCATGGGATTTAAAAGTAAATAAAGAAATACACGCGCATTATGTGCGCAATTCTATACAAGTAGAGGCAGGAGAGTTAAACAGCATATGTACGTTAGCTAAAACTCATAAAATGGCTATTTATTTAGGTATTATGGAGCGCGCTAAAGACAGAGGCGGACACAGTATTTATTGTTCTTTAGTATACATAAATGAAAAAGGTGAAATAAAATCTGTACACAGAAAATTACAACCAACATATGATGAGCGCTTAACTTGGGCACCAGGAGATGGTAATGGTTTGCAAGTACACCCTTTAAAAGACTTTACGGTTGGGGGTTTAAATTGTTGGGAAAATTGGATGCCTTTACCAAGAGCAGCATTATATGGTTTGGGAGAGAATTTGCATATAGCAGTTTGGCCAGGTAGTGATTACAATACCAAAGATATTACACGTTTTATAGCACGTGAGTCTCGTAGTTATGTTATTTCTGTATCGTCTTTAATGAGAAAAGAAGATTTCCCTAAAAACACACCACATTTAAGTAAAATTTTAGAAAATGCTCCAGATGTTTTAGCTAATGGAGGCTCTTGTATTGCAGGTCCAGATGGTGAGTGGGTAGTAGCACCTATTTTACACAAAGAAGGAGTAATATGTCAAAAAATAGACTTTAATAGGGTGTATGAAGAACGACAAAATTTTGATCCCGTTGGGCACTACTCAAGACCAGATGTTACTAATTTACAGGTAAATAGAGAACGACAAAGTACTGTTACGTTTAAAGATTAA